In Phlebotomus papatasi isolate M1 unplaced genomic scaffold, Ppap_2.1 HiC_scaffold_452, whole genome shotgun sequence, the genomic stretch AGAGTCTCAAGAAGAAAGACGTtgaggaaaaatttgtgaagggCATACAGGAAAGATTTGAACAAATTCCACAGTCTCCTTCTGACATAGAGGCTGAATGGGCCTGCTTCCAAACAGCCATTTTGTCCTCGGCTACAGAAGCTTATGGCGTTAAGCGTATTAATGTGACGAACAACGTGAAACGGTCATCTTGGTGGGGAACACCGGGAGTAAAGGGAGCCGTTGGAGAGAAAAAGAAGGCTTACAAGTTGTACATACAACGTAAGGATTCTTattctcgtgatcgttatgttgAAGCGCGAAAGGCTGCAAAGCTCGCAGTTAAAGCCGCTAGAGAGGAGGCGTGGAAAAAGTTCGGTGAAAAGCTGGAGCTCGACCACAGGATGGCAAACAAAACTTTCCGGCAAACAGTCCGAAGACTCCGAGGGAAGAGAAGCAATTCCATCCAAAGAGTAAAATCCAAGGAAGGAACTCTTTTGACCAAAGAGGAAGAGGTCTTAAGTCGCTAGAAAGAGTACTTCTCAAAACTGCTCAATCCTCAACAAGGCACTGATGATGACGTATCTACAAGTAAAGGCAGGGAAGAAAGTAGTCCTTCAGAGAGTGAAGTCCTGTATGCAATTAGTAAATTGAAGGATGGAAAAGCTGCAGGAATTGACGAGATACGTCCCGAAATGCTGAAACTTATGAGTATAGCGGGGGCCAGTAGGCTCACGCGTGTCTTTAAGGTGGCATGGAAAAGTGGGTGTGGGAGAAATACCTTTAAGGAGAAAGCACAATAGCATGAGATCCTGCTCCAATCAGCCTTGATAAATTAGTCAGTACACTACCTTTAAGAGAGAAAGAGGATGTATGAGAATCCTACTACAACCAGATGGAGACTTGCAGCTTTACTACGATACCTGTTGGGGAGAAAGGGGGGGCTTAGATTACAATCCGGGTCGAAATGACCGGATTCCCAATCTCAGCCTTCCAGAAAGATGCTTTACTTCTCCAAGACTTTATTTTCTCCGATCTCACGCACTTCAACTCAAAATAAT encodes the following:
- the LOC129809213 gene encoding uncharacterized protein LOC129809213, translating into MLLDFRAFNGYSIMNTFFQHKEIHKYTWEDTKRGLKSIIDFVLVPGVDRRIVQDVRVFNSAELSTDHHLLFAKINLNEDPPALPKGKSKVLKCIRWESLKKKDVEEKFVKGIQERFEQIPQSPSDIEAEWACFQTAILSSATEAYGVKRINVTNNVKRSSWWGTPGVKGAVGEKKKAYKLYIQRKDSYSRDRYVEARKAAKLAVKAAREEAWKKFGEKLELDHRMANKTFRQTVRRLRGKRSNSIQRVKSKEGTLLTKEEEVLSR